From a region of the Calliphora vicina chromosome 4, idCalVici1.1, whole genome shotgun sequence genome:
- the LOC135957156 gene encoding membrane-bound alkaline phosphatase-like, whose translation MQYLAAVLLLIVSTLTLSWTKTIDTHPHLRPIKINKSHTNPNELEPDYWFDNAQQYLREKLQRQNNLNNKKAKNIILFLGDGMSIHTVTAARSYIRDASEQLAFEKFPYVGLSKTFCVDKQVPDSASTATGYLSGVKGNYGTIGVNGQVTRFDCELGQDESLHTQSIAKWAQDAGKWTGLVTTARVTHASPAGVYAHTANREWENDAKIFNDSCDPIKNVDIARQLVEWSVGQELRVIMGGGRRNFLNETVNDETDLPGQRSDGRNLIEEWQLLKQQQNKRAAYVSNKNDLNELDLANTDYLMGLFTSSHCPYHGDLERENLKETVPSLSEMTEKALELLQRSEEGYFLFVEGAKIDMAHHDTRARRSLEETEEFNKAVEVALKMTSEDETLIVVTSDHSHTMTINGYASRQSDILGLSDEMADDGLPYTILSYANGPGYDKTFSAKKGRKDLSDKDFTDPKRKYMATVPLESETHGSDDVGIFALGPFAHYFSGNYVQTNLPMLMARAAQIGPFA comes from the exons ATGCAATACTTAGCAGCTGTGCTATTACTAATTGTTAGTACATTGACGTTGAGTTGGACCAAAACAATTG ACACTCATCCCCATTTAAGAccgattaaaataaacaaatcccACACAAACCCCAATGAATTGGAGCCGGATTATTGGTTCGACAATGCCCAGCAATATCTGCGGGAAAAACTTCAACgtcaaaacaatttgaataataaaaaagccaaaaatattattttattcttgGGTGATGGCATGTCTATACACACTGTGACAGCAGCTCGCTCTTACATTAGAGATGCCTCGGAACAACTGGCCTTTGAAAAGTTCCCCTATGTGGGTTTATCGAAAACTTTCTGTGTAGATAAGCAGGTACCCGATTCGGCTTCCACTGCTACAGGCTATTTGTCAGGGGTCAAGGGTAACTATGGTACTATTGGTGTAAATGGCCAAGTTACGCGATTCGATTGCGAATTGGGTCAGGATGAATCACTGCACACACAAAGTATAGCCAAATGGGCACAAGATGCTGGCAAATGGACTGGCTTGGTTACCACTGCCCGGGTAACTCATGCTTCGCCCGCGGGTGTTTATGCTCACACAGCCAATCGTGAGTGGGAAAATGATGCCAAGATTTTCAATGACAGTTGTGATCCTATAAAAAATGTGGATATAGCACGCCAGCTGGTGGAGTGGTCAGTGGGTCAGGAATTGCGTGTGATAATGGGTGGTGGCAGAAGAAATTTCCTTAACGAAACTGTTAATGATGAAACCGATTTGCCAGGCCAAAGAAGTGATGGCAGAAACTTAATAGAAGAATGGCAATTGcttaaacagcaacaaaataaaagagCAGCTTATGTTtctaataaaaatgatttaaatgaaTTGGATTTGGCTAATACTGATTATTTAATGGGCTTATTTACCTCCTCGCACTGTCCCTATCATGGGGATTTGGAAAGGGAGAATTTAAAGGAAACCGTGCCCTCCTTAAGTGAAATGACCGAAAAGGCTTTGGAATTATTGCAGCGCAGTGAAGAgggttattttttgtttgtggaAGGAGCTAAAATCGATATGGCTCATCATGATACCAGGGCTAGGCGCAGTCTGGAGGAGACTGAGGAATTTAATAAGGCTGTGGAGGTGGCTTTGAAAATGACTTCGGAGGATGAAACGCTAATAGTGGTTACCTCGGATCATTCACATACCATGACAATTAATGGTTATGCG tccCGTCAATCAGATATTTTGGGTTTAAGTGATGAGATGGCTGACGATGGTTTGCCCTACACCATTTTGTCATATGCCAATGGCCCAGGTTATGATAAAACTTTCTCCGCTAAAAAGGGCCGCAAAGATTTATCCGATAAAGATTTCACCGATCCCAAACGTAAGTATATGGCCACAGTACCTTTGGAATCCGAAACTCATGGCTCAGATGATGTGGGCATATTTGCCTTGGGACCATTTGCCCATTACTTTAGCGGGAATTATGTACAAACCAATTTGCCCATGCTAATGGCAAGGGCAGCACAAATTGGACCATTTGCTTAA
- the LOC135956524 gene encoding membrane-bound alkaline phosphatase-like: protein MCGAKVSIVKRFLILTIFCAVLFDVCFCLQCQDDDEDCREQFMHPDMSDHKLNRRSVDNEVLSEYWLDKGERFVAYKDATAEKPVRNKAKNIIFFLGDGMSLTTLAATRVYLGGEEQSLSFETFADTGLAKTYALDRLVPDSACTATAFLCGVKANYGTIGVSGHVMRGDCEASNNTNYHVESIAKWALDAKRSVGFVTTSRVTDATPAGLYAHTAERDWENDKQVNKDCGDNSAVSDIALQLMQGEVGKRFKVIMGGGKSQFIDEDLYDEGKRTDGRNLVQDFLNSNTNNVFVETREDMLAVNDFSTKRLLGLFNDGHMKYHLKALDSKKNKQPTLTEMTEKAIQLLSSNNDNGYFLFVEAGRIDTAHHNNKAKLALDETAQLSEAVELARSLTNMEDTLIVVSSDHSHTMSVSGYSQRGNDIFKLASIGEDELPYMTLSYANGPGFKQFYNTKKHYREDPRDILQALKEEDYDLQFPATAPMDSETHGGEDVPVYASGPWSDIFSGAYEQSTLPYLMAFAGCFGPGEKAC, encoded by the exons ATGTGTGGAGCTAAAGTGTCAATTGTGAAAAGGTTTTTAATTCTGACGATATTCTGTGCTGTCTTATTtgatgtgtgtttttgtttgcaATGCCAAGATGATGATGAAGACTGCCGGGAACAATTCATGCATCCCGATATGTCAGATCACAAACTTAATCGACGCTCGGTAGACAATGAAGTATTATCAGAGTATTGGCTGGACAAGGGTGAACGTTTTGTGGCCTATAAAGATGCCACCGCTGAGAAGCCTGTGAGAAACAAggctaaaaatattatattcttTTTGGGTGATGGCATGTCATTGACCACTTTAGCCGCCACTAGGGTATACCTGGGGGGTGAGGAGCAGAGTTTGTCATTTGAGACGTTTGCGGATACAGGTTTGGCTAAAACCTATGCTCTAGATCGGTTAGTGCCCGACTCCGCCTGCACTGCTACGGCTTTCTTGTGTGGTGTCAAAGCCAACTATGGTACCATAGGTGTTTCGGGCCATGTTATGCGTGGAGATTGTGAGGCTTCTAATAACACAAACTATCATGTTGAGTCCATAGCCAAATGGGCTTTGGATGCTAAACGTTCGGTTGGTTTTGTTACCACCTCCCGAGTTACAGATGCCACACCAGCTGGCCTTTATGCCCATACAGCTGAACGTGATTGGGAAAACGACAAGCAAGTAAATAAGGATTGTGGCGATAATTCAGCAGTAAGTGATATAGCTTTACAACTTATGCAAGGAGAGGTGGGCAAACGTTTTAAGGTCATTATGGGCGGTGGAAAATCGCAATTTATCGATGAGGATTTATATGACGAAGGCAAACGCACAGATGGCCGTAATTTAGTGCAAGATTTCCTCAACAGTAATACCAATAATGTGTTTGTGGAAACCAGAGAAGACATGTTGGCTGTCAACGATTTCTCCACAAAACGTTTGTTGGGCTTGTTTAATGATGGCCACATGAAATACCATTTAAAGGCTTTAGACtctaagaaaaataaacaacctACATTGACTGAAATGACTGAAAAGGCTATACAATTGTTGAGTTCTAATAATGACAATGGTTATTTCCTGTTTGTGGAAGCTGGTCGCATTGATACAGCTCATCATAATAATAAAGCCAAATTGGCTCTAGATGAGACGGCGCAATTGTCAGAGGCTGTGGAATTGGCTAGAAGTTTAACTAATATGGAAGATACTTTGATTGTGGTATCCTCGGATCATTCACATACAATGTCAGTTTCGGGTTATTCA CAACGTGGTAATGACATTTTCAAATTAGCCTCCATTGGAGAAGATGAATTACCCTACATGACCTTGAGTTATGCCAATGGTCCCGGCTTCAAACAATTCTACAATACTAAAAAACATTATCGTGAAGATCCCCGAGATATTTTACAGGCTCTCAAAGAGGAAGATTATGATTTACAATTCCCAGCCACCGCACCCATGGACTCGGAAACTCATGGTGGTGAAGATGTGCCTGTGTATGCCTCGGGTCCATGGTCTGATATTTTCAGTGGTGCTTATGAGCAAAGTACCTTGCCCTATTTAATGGCATTTGCGGGCTGTTTTGGTCCAGGAGAGAAGGCCTGCTAA